From Hyla sarda isolate aHylSar1 chromosome 12, aHylSar1.hap1, whole genome shotgun sequence:
ATGGCCATACAGCAAATTGGTCTGTTTCATATGAgactattaaatgggtactcttagTGCTGGGcaatatgaccaaaaatgagtatcactgtatttttttaaaagtatcacggtatttatttattttttacattgagacttgcattgaggtggcgtagcggaactaaatgggcttttggaactaaatgatctgaacactggggcagtggagtacccttttaaatagatgtaacaaacaaccctacagcctccagctgttgcaaaactacaactcccagcatgttggactatatagtcgttggctgtccgggcatgctgggagttgtagttttgcaacagctggagggcctcaacagctggagggcctactgtaggtatagtatattatacagacccctgtccatcccagaatcctgactcaccttcccagttgctgcagggaccgtctggggaGGGTggtcgggccatccatccatccttcctgtagtgtccggcggcattccgggtggagggtgaaccggtgtggactgtccttcttctccgggggtcctcttctccgggggtcctcttctccactccgggcaggctccggcctagtaactctgcatagacgccgctgcgcagtcaTGTCCGTGTGCAGCGACCCACTGacatagcggcgtctatgcagcgtactaggccggagcctgcccggagtggagaagagaacccccggagaaggacagcctggaccggttcaccctccacccggaatgccgccggacactacaggaaggatggatggcccgcaccacccccattacgggtaagtttaattttttgactcggagggtgggggaggtgcccgaccggtatagcggtatgggcaaaaatccataccgtgggagaaaaaaaaacctgtatccggttcataccggtataccgcccagcaccaggtactctagtggaaaacatttaagtacccctttaaagaaacagaTACCTTGTGTGATGAGCATGCAGATCAGTAGCGATATTAGTAAATTGGATGAAGTTTTTCTGACCAGGGCTTTCTGAAAATAAATTGCATGTTTCTTTTAGCATGTTTGATGTTGGCGGCCAACGTGATGAACGCAGAAAATGGATCCAGTGCTTTAATGGTAAGATTTTAAGACACCATGCTTTTCTTCTTCATTATATAATAAAATTATTTGGCAGCAGAGCATAATACAGCTACATTTTTGTATCCATATTACAAACATAAGATCTGGCCTGACCTCGGAAAGCATCCTAGATCTCTTTGATGCTTTCAGTTCTGGACACCTCTAGAACCACTGCCACAGGCCTAGATTTGCAGACATAATATGGATGCCAAAATGTTGTTCTCATTTGTATTGTGCCTTTGATTTGCCAGCTTCTTTTAGACTTCTCTTCTGTCGACTGGTTGCTAGAGACATGCTATCTCACATTACTCAAACCATTGAGAAGGCAAAAAGACCAGAAAGAACCAGTTGGTGAAGGCCTATGCATCATTTTGTCAGTCCCTAACAAACTTGTTTTGTTACAGATGTGACTGCGATTATATTTGTGGTTGCCAGCAGCAGCTATAATATGGTGATCCGGGAGGACAATCAGACCAACAGACTCCAGGAAGCACTAAACCTCTTCAAGAGCATCTGGAACAATAGGTACCATTGACTTAAATGCTGCCTTTTCTAGGGATCATATTTTTACTGAGTATTTGCATGTAAAAATCTTCCAAAGGGTCTTGTTTCAACTGACAACTATTATGGGGTCCTGAGCTTGACACACCACCCCTGTAGCCACAGTTGTGGGGCGCTACTGAAAAGCAGGATGTCCATGCATTAGTCTGCTATTTATTCGAATTGGCAGCATGTTATACTATTATATATGACTATCCACTGCTTCCCCTGAgactcttaaagggatactccgcccctagacatcttaacccctatccaaagggtacattcgcactggcaggtttacagtaagtttcctgcttcaagtttggtctgcggcaaatttttcgctgcagctcaaactcctagcaggaaactcaccgtaacacaccagtgtgaatgtaccctaaaaacactacactacactaacacataataaagagtaaaacactacatatacacccccttacactgttccgccccccccccaataaaaattaaaaacgtattgtacggcagtgtttccaaaatggagcctccagctgttgcaaaacaacaactcccagcatttctggacagccactgactgtccaggcattctaggagttaagcaacagcttatttcaaggaaacagtttagggccacatatggggtatttccgtactctggagaaattgcactacaaattttggggggctttttctccttttaccccttatgaaaaggaaaagttgggggtgtaaacattttttttttttttttttacactaacatgctggtgttgccccatactttttattttcacaagcagtaaaaggaaaaaaaaaagccccccaaaatttgtaacgcaatttctcctgagtacggaaataccccatatgtgggcgtgaaacgctctgcggatgcacaacaaggctcaggagtgaaagcccaccatgtacatttgaggcctaaattggtgatttgcacaggggtggctgattttacagcggttctgccataaacgcaaaaaataaatacccacatgtgaccccattttggaaacgacacccctcacggaacgtaacaaggggtatagtgagcctgaacactccacaggtgtttgacaaattttcattaaatttggatgggaaaatgaaaaaaaataaaataaaatgttttcactaaaatgctggttccctacatttttcatttttacaagggaaaataggaaaaaaaagccccccaaaatttgtaaccccatttcctctgagtaagaacataccccatatgtggatgtaaagtgctctgcgggcgaactacaaagctcagaagagaaggagcgccattgggattttgaagagaaaatgtgtccggaattgaaggccacatgagtttacaaagcccccatagtgccagaacaatggaccccccccccccccccccacatgtgaccccattttggaaactacacccctcatgtaatgtaataaggggtacagtgagcatttacgccccacatgtctgacagatttttggaacagtggtccgtgaaaattaaaaattttcacagtccactgttccaaagatctgtcaaacgccagtggggtgtaaatactcactgcatcccttattaaattctgtgaggggtgtagtttccaaaatggggtcacatgtggggggggtccactgttctggcaccacgggggctttgtaaactcacatggcccccgacttctattccaaacgaattctctttccaaaagctcaatggcgctcctcctcttctgagcattgtatttcgcccgcagagcattttacgtcctaacatggggtatttactcagaagagatggggttacaaattttggggggcattctcttccataaccctttgtaaaaattgtaaatttgaggaagaaactgcacttaagtgaaaaaattttttttttcatttacacatccgattttaacgaaaagtcgtcaaacacctgcgtggtgttaaggctcactgcacctcttgttacgtgccttgaggggtgtagtttccaaaatggtatgtcatgtggggttttctgctgttctggcaccataggggcttcctaaatgtgacatgccccccaaaaacaatttcagcaaaattcactctccaaaatcccattgttgctccttcccttctgagccctctactgcgcccgccgaacacttgacatacacatatgaggtatttccttacgcgagagaaattgggttacaaatttttggaggctttttctcctattaccacttgtaaaaattcaaaaactgggtctacaagaacatgcgagtgtaaaaaatgaagattttgaattttctccttcactttgctgctattcctgtgaaacacctaaagggttaacaaacttactgaatgtcattttgaatactttcgggggtgccgtttttataattgggtcatttgtgtggtatttctaatatgaaggcccttcaaatccacttcaaacctgaactggtccctgaaaaattttgatttagaaaattttgtgaaaaatttgaaaattgctgctgaactttgaagccatctggtgtcttccaaaagtaaaaacatgtcaactttatgatacaaatataaagtagacatattgtatttgtgaatcaatatataatttatttggaatatccatttttcttacaagcagagagcttcaaagttagaaaaatgctaaattttctaatttttcttcaaatttttccatttttcaccaagaaatgatgcaagtatggacaaaaatgtaccactaccataaagtagaatatgtcacaaaaaaacagtctcggaatcaaatttataagtaaaagcattaagttattaatgcttaaagtgacagtggtcagatttgcaaaaaaaatgctcctgtccttagggttataatgggctccgtccccaaggggttacagATGGTACCATTTGTTATTGTTCATGGATCCAAAACAAATCTGCCTTTGGTGTCAAAGAGGTGTTTCCAGGGCACTGTAGTGCCTTCCTGCTCCACCTCCCCTCCCTGTCCTAGTGGAATTGACAGCTTCGAGCACCATGCTCTGTTTAAAATTCATGCACACACTTGAGCCTTGGTTGCTCACCTAGTGAGCCTCCCTGCTGCAGGCAGTGCATTGTTCACTTACCATGAGTGTGTCACTAGTGAATGTAAAAGCCTGCTCATGTGTGTCAGCAGTCTAAATTCTCTGCCAGGTGCAATGACACATAGAAGCGGGCTTTCACAATGATAACTGCGCGCTCACAATGAGGAGCATGTAATTCACTAGCGACGCGTTCAGTACAAAGGCAGAGCGCATGCGCGGCTCGGTGCTTCAAGCCATGCCGTCAATCACACAAGGGGGAGCTGAGAGGCGTTACAACCCATGGCGCACTACAGTGACCTTGCAGCGCCTCTCGGACACTTACATGCAATGaataaaggcagttttctttatatTACACCCACAGACATCTATTACAAAGGTACCATTTGTCTccttcccaaaaaaattattttttattttgcaagaTTGTCCAAACTTTATTGTAGGGACTCCTCAAACAGATGTTAGGGGAAAGAAGGAttggccattttttttaattttttttaaagaatgtcTAATCCTCTTGTCTGAAGATAAGCAGCTGTCGGAGATGTCAATCATTGGCTTATTCCCTCTCCCTATTTagaacacatgcatgcttagTTAAGAAGAGTGTGCATGTTTATGTGGGAATCAGAAGAgatgtcagttcctgacatggacagaggtgtccgcaaagAGCACACtggtaaggcagaaaggaaattcaaaaagaaaagcacttcctctggaggatacagcagctgataaatactggaaggattgggattttttttaatagaagtaatttacaaatctgtttaagtttctggcaccagttgattttaaaagaaaatgttttccagtggagtacccctttaacactttcatAAGTCTTTGCCTTTCTTTGAACAGGTGGCTACGGACCATTTCAGTCATTCTCTTCTTGAATAAACAAGATCTACTTGCAGATAAAGTTTTGGCTGGAAAATCCAAAATTGAGGACTACTTTCCAGATTTTGGTCGTTACACCACCCCAGATGATGGTAGGTGTTTTCTTGGCATAGATCTTAACTGGTGTGGACATTTCATATTCTACCTGGATATTACCACATTACTTGCTGAATGCA
This genomic window contains:
- the LOC130296509 gene encoding guanine nucleotide-binding protein G(s) subunit alpha isoform X2, yielding MFDVGGQRDERRKWIQCFNDVTAIIFVVASSSYNMVIREDNQTNRLQEALNLFKSIWNNRWLRTISVILFLNKQDLLADKVLAGKSKIEDYFPDFGRYTTPDDAIPEAGEDPRVTRAKYFIRDEFLRISTASGDGRHYCYPHFTCAVDTENIRRVFNDCRDIIQRMHLRQYELL